Proteins encoded in a region of the Myxococcales bacterium genome:
- a CDS encoding acyltransferase family protein — MPVRTALARIGDVAAEDFLPMVGRVWGGARRSFDALAVKTVGPDFEARARSLQARYADAGGDPFGFDVQTAKYALMTCAFFHRLWFRTEVRGLDNVPEGRALLIANHSGQIPIDGAMIGSALFLDHDPPRMIRAMVEKWSQTLPFVSTFFSRVGQVVGVPENARRLLMMGELLLVFPEGTRGISKPFTERYQLQEFGVGFMRLAIETDTPIVPVAVVGAEEQYVNIGNVRWLARMLGMPIFPIIPQVFVPGGQMPLPTKYHVTFGEPLRFQGDADEDDAVIEEKVAVVRHCIQSMLNRGLKERKNLFF, encoded by the coding sequence ATGCCCGTGCGGACCGCGCTCGCTCGCATCGGCGACGTCGCCGCCGAAGATTTCCTGCCCATGGTTGGAAGGGTCTGGGGAGGGGCGCGCCGTTCGTTCGACGCCCTCGCGGTCAAGACCGTGGGCCCCGACTTCGAGGCCCGTGCGCGCTCGCTCCAGGCTCGTTACGCCGATGCCGGGGGTGACCCGTTTGGTTTCGACGTGCAGACGGCGAAGTACGCGCTGATGACCTGCGCCTTCTTTCATCGGCTCTGGTTTCGCACCGAGGTCCGCGGGCTCGACAACGTGCCCGAAGGGCGGGCCCTGCTGATTGCCAATCACTCGGGGCAAATCCCCATCGACGGCGCGATGATCGGCTCAGCCCTGTTCCTCGACCACGATCCGCCGCGCATGATCCGCGCGATGGTCGAGAAGTGGTCCCAGACGCTGCCGTTCGTCTCGACCTTCTTCAGCCGGGTTGGCCAGGTGGTGGGCGTGCCCGAGAACGCACGCCGGCTGCTGATGATGGGCGAGCTGCTGTTGGTGTTTCCCGAAGGCACTCGGGGCATCAGCAAACCCTTCACCGAGCGTTACCAGCTTCAAGAGTTCGGTGTCGGGTTCATGCGCCTTGCGATCGAGACCGACACCCCCATCGTCCCGGTCGCCGTGGTCGGGGCCGAAGAGCAATACGTCAACATCGGCAACGTGCGCTGGCTGGCGCGCATGCTGGGCATGCCCATCTTCCCGATCATTCCCCAGGTCTTCGTGCCCGGTGGGCAGATGCCGCTGCCGACGAAGTACCACGTCACCTTCGGTGAGCCGCTGCGCTTTCAGGGTGACGCCGACGAGGATGACGCAGTGATCGAGGAGAAGGTCGCGGTCGTGCGTCACTGCATTCAGAGCATGCTCAATCGCGGCCTGAAGGAGCGCAAGAACCTGTTCTTCTGA
- a CDS encoding LD-carboxypeptidase, giving the protein MRGRAPLTVRADLDRPGASRARCTPVRLPPALRPGDAVRIIAPSGPFDRTLALCGAGFLRHRYRVDFDWGMFERRGFLAGPDERRRRELDQALSASHVRAVVAARGGYGLTRILHRSALAQLARDPKWIVGFSDVTALHVECARLGIASLHAHNCAGLGRGDAHGRQAFIDALENPAAERHFSGLASWRGGSAEGTLFGGNLTVLFTLAAAGRLFVPDGAVLFIEDVTESAYRLDRMLTALMCGGALDRVSAVAVGELTDCPTGPHGVPAEDAVRERLEELGVPVVAGVPAGHGKHNTPLVLGAPARVADGCLSLFPAR; this is encoded by the coding sequence ATGCGGGGTCGGGCCCCCCTCACGGTTCGCGCGGATCTCGACCGACCCGGGGCTTCGAGGGCACGATGCACACCGGTGCGCCTTCCCCCCGCTCTCCGTCCCGGTGATGCCGTCCGCATCATCGCCCCGTCCGGCCCGTTCGATCGCACGCTGGCGCTGTGTGGCGCCGGGTTCCTGCGCCACCGCTACCGGGTCGACTTCGACTGGGGAATGTTCGAGCGGCGGGGATTTCTGGCTGGGCCCGACGAGCGGCGCCGCAGAGAGCTCGACCAGGCCCTCAGCGCCAGCCACGTTCGCGCCGTGGTTGCCGCCCGCGGTGGCTACGGTCTGACCCGGATCCTGCACCGCTCAGCGCTGGCGCAGCTCGCCCGCGACCCGAAGTGGATCGTCGGTTTCTCCGACGTGACGGCGCTGCACGTCGAGTGCGCGCGGCTCGGGATCGCGTCGCTCCACGCCCACAACTGCGCCGGGCTGGGACGTGGCGACGCGCACGGGCGCCAGGCCTTCATCGATGCGCTGGAGAACCCAGCGGCGGAGCGGCATTTCTCCGGGCTCGCGTCCTGGCGCGGCGGCTCCGCCGAGGGCACGCTGTTCGGCGGCAATCTCACCGTGCTCTTCACGCTGGCTGCGGCCGGACGTCTGTTCGTTCCCGATGGCGCGGTGCTGTTCATCGAGGACGTCACCGAGAGCGCCTACCGCCTCGACCGCATGTTGACCGCGCTGATGTGCGGCGGTGCGCTGGATCGAGTCTCCGCGGTTGCGGTCGGCGAGCTCACCGACTGCCCGACGGGGCCTCACGGCGTGCCCGCTGAAGACGCGGTGCGCGAGCGGCTGGAAGAGCTCGGAGTGCCCGTGGTCGCCGGAGTGCCCGCCGGCCACGGCAAACACAACACACCGCTCGTGCTCGGCGCGCCCGCCCGTGTCGCCGACGGCTGCCTCAGCCTGTTTCCTGCTCGATGA
- a CDS encoding serine/threonine protein kinase, which produces MAEDDYDDEAPTLPPLDPRSGPVCPRCYAKLSLGDALEPGELPRCPKHGLPYVDAREVVESGGDALLGSSVAGRFTILARVGAGSMGAVYRARQDAVGRDVALKIVHGERAYDAETKVRFEREARATSALVSPHTVTVFDFGEAADGSWFLAMELLEGATLGEQLRRVPRFSAADAVRIARQAAVSLSEAHAKGIVHRDLKPDNLFLAKVPVQGGALDEVVKVLDFGIAKLVHGDERRMDQLETQAGTVFGTPRYMSPEQAQGAPLDARTDLYSLGVILYQMLAGRPPFVDDDAVVVMACHIKEPPPAFAEVAPEAYVPLALEAVVRRALQKNPDARHQSAEAFIVDLDVALAQSGAQGTGLHATSWVTPPERKLAGSRTRVLVAGLAAMAALGTGGFLLVKKLAAPPALQAGPPEPNQGGLAPPVGSEPAAALAPTPIASAEPEVDPQPDAGRRPRARKLPRLPPPTTPALPPAPAKPEGYGRFE; this is translated from the coding sequence ATGGCCGAGGACGACTACGACGACGAAGCGCCGACTTTGCCCCCCTTGGATCCGAGGTCGGGACCGGTTTGTCCGCGCTGTTACGCCAAGCTCAGCCTCGGCGACGCCCTCGAACCGGGAGAGCTGCCGCGCTGTCCCAAACACGGGCTGCCTTACGTTGACGCACGCGAGGTCGTCGAGAGCGGCGGCGACGCGCTGCTCGGTAGCTCGGTAGCGGGGCGCTTCACGATTCTGGCTCGCGTGGGCGCCGGCTCGATGGGGGCCGTGTACCGCGCACGCCAGGACGCGGTCGGGCGTGACGTCGCCCTGAAGATCGTACACGGCGAACGGGCCTACGACGCCGAGACGAAAGTGCGCTTCGAACGCGAGGCCCGCGCGACGAGCGCGCTCGTCAGCCCGCACACCGTGACCGTGTTCGATTTTGGTGAGGCCGCGGACGGCTCCTGGTTTCTGGCAATGGAACTGCTCGAGGGGGCCACCCTTGGCGAGCAACTGCGGCGTGTGCCGCGCTTCAGCGCAGCGGACGCGGTGCGCATTGCACGCCAGGCCGCCGTGTCCTTGAGCGAGGCGCACGCCAAGGGCATCGTCCACCGCGATCTCAAACCCGACAACCTCTTCCTGGCCAAGGTGCCCGTACAAGGCGGGGCCCTCGACGAGGTCGTGAAGGTGCTCGATTTCGGCATCGCGAAGCTGGTGCATGGCGACGAACGGCGCATGGATCAGCTGGAAACGCAGGCCGGAACGGTCTTCGGTACGCCGCGCTACATGTCGCCGGAGCAAGCTCAGGGTGCTCCGCTCGACGCGCGCACCGATCTGTATTCGCTTGGCGTCATCTTGTACCAAATGCTCGCCGGCCGTCCGCCGTTCGTGGACGACGACGCGGTGGTGGTCATGGCCTGCCACATCAAGGAGCCGCCGCCGGCGTTTGCCGAAGTGGCGCCGGAGGCGTACGTTCCCTTGGCGCTCGAGGCCGTCGTGCGCCGAGCCTTGCAAAAAAATCCCGACGCGCGCCACCAGTCGGCGGAAGCCTTCATCGTCGATCTCGACGTTGCGCTTGCGCAGAGCGGAGCGCAGGGGACAGGCTTGCACGCGACGAGCTGGGTCACACCGCCGGAGCGCAAGCTGGCGGGGTCCCGCACGCGCGTGCTGGTGGCTGGCCTCGCAGCGATGGCGGCGCTGGGCACCGGAGGTTTCCTGCTGGTCAAAAAGCTGGCCGCGCCGCCCGCGCTGCAAGCGGGTCCGCCGGAGCCGAATCAGGGCGGCCTGGCTCCGCCGGTTGGCTCGGAGCCGGCTGCCGCGCTCGCCCCGACCCCGATTGCCTCGGCCGAGCCGGAGGTCGACCCGCAGCCGGACGCCGGACGTCGCCCGCGGGCACGAAAGCTCCCTCGACTGCCGCCGCCCACGACTCCCGCTCTGCCTCCCGCGCCCGCCAAGCCCGAGGGCTACGGCCGCTTCGAGTGA
- a CDS encoding tetratricopeptide repeat protein, which translates to MRVALTVLWLGVVSAGVISAGAAQAQAPEHGAAAAKKHFVNAKKSYKAGAYREAISELNQAIALDPNGKDLFYNLGLVHEKLGEVDEAIVAFKRYSELETDTDELEKAIQTVRRLEGARDELAKKRDEEARALEANEDKPPPLAAAPRADTQTPADKPKKGRLDAWVYTTGGVAIAALGVGIYYGVQALSTRQSTEDATGKNLSVYGLQDRAKTAHDQALVADIAFTVSAASAGAAALFYFTRDAKPRATSVGAVVTPGSGFVALEGAF; encoded by the coding sequence ATGCGAGTTGCGCTGACGGTGCTCTGGCTCGGCGTCGTGTCGGCGGGTGTGATTTCCGCCGGCGCGGCCCAGGCGCAGGCGCCCGAGCACGGCGCCGCGGCCGCGAAGAAACACTTCGTGAACGCCAAGAAGTCCTACAAAGCGGGGGCGTATCGCGAGGCGATCTCGGAGTTGAACCAGGCCATCGCGCTCGATCCCAACGGCAAGGACCTCTTTTACAACCTGGGCCTCGTCCACGAGAAGCTGGGAGAGGTCGACGAGGCCATCGTGGCCTTCAAGCGATACTCGGAGCTGGAGACGGACACCGACGAGCTCGAGAAGGCGATCCAGACCGTGCGCCGGCTCGAGGGTGCCCGGGACGAGCTGGCGAAGAAACGGGATGAGGAGGCGCGCGCCCTCGAGGCGAACGAGGACAAGCCGCCGCCCCTGGCCGCCGCTCCCCGAGCAGACACCCAAACACCCGCGGACAAACCCAAGAAGGGGCGGCTCGACGCTTGGGTGTACACGACGGGTGGGGTTGCGATCGCCGCGCTCGGTGTCGGCATCTACTACGGCGTGCAGGCGCTCTCGACTCGTCAGAGCACCGAGGACGCGACAGGTAAGAACCTCAGCGTGTACGGGCTACAAGATCGCGCGAAGACTGCGCACGACCAGGCATTGGTGGCCGACATCGCGTTCACGGTCAGCGCGGCATCGGCTGGAGCCGCGGCGCTCTTTTACTTCACGCGGGACGCCAAACCCCGGGCAACCAGCGTCGGTGCGGTGGTCACACCCGGCTCTGGGTTCGTTGCGCTCGAGGGAGCGTTTTGA
- a CDS encoding DUF4190 domain-containing protein — protein MTDGAPIPDPYLPGRRPDTLDAAAAGPAQTSGLAIWALVLGVLGFTCVPAVGGLLALTLGIVAKGEISRSEGARTGTGLAISGAILGALNLIASIAGLAAILAWAGAPSSSVTPVAPVVAPAPAPTLLPTSPTAPPTAPGPKTSASHQGGVIITRVGKVDLVDLDADVPSLSRELETQRKAAAVDGKKVLLWVVLDDCQPCNGVAASLADAKMQTALEQIRLVRVNTRDFSQDLSFLGIPVGKVPGFALLGAANRPTDYVNGGEWDEDVPRNIAPVLGNFVRGRYDKRRETWRGPRREDETSL, from the coding sequence GTGACCGACGGCGCGCCCATCCCCGACCCCTACCTGCCTGGCCGCCGGCCCGACACGCTCGACGCCGCGGCGGCCGGTCCTGCGCAGACCAGCGGGCTAGCGATCTGGGCCCTGGTGCTCGGAGTGCTCGGGTTCACCTGCGTGCCGGCCGTCGGCGGCCTGCTCGCCCTGACCCTCGGCATCGTCGCCAAGGGCGAGATCTCCCGCTCCGAAGGCGCCCGAACCGGCACTGGACTGGCCATCAGCGGCGCGATCTTGGGCGCTCTGAACCTGATCGCGTCGATTGCCGGACTCGCCGCGATCCTGGCCTGGGCCGGCGCGCCCTCGTCATCGGTGACGCCCGTCGCCCCCGTCGTAGCCCCGGCACCTGCGCCCACGCTGCTACCCACTTCACCGACCGCGCCGCCCACTGCCCCCGGACCGAAGACCTCTGCGTCGCACCAGGGCGGGGTGATCATCACACGGGTCGGCAAGGTCGATCTGGTCGACCTCGATGCGGATGTCCCGTCTTTGTCCCGCGAGCTCGAAACACAACGCAAGGCGGCGGCGGTCGACGGCAAGAAGGTCCTGCTGTGGGTGGTGCTCGACGATTGCCAACCCTGCAACGGCGTGGCGGCCTCGCTCGCTGACGCAAAAATGCAGACGGCGCTCGAGCAGATCCGTTTGGTCCGCGTCAACACGCGAGACTTCAGCCAGGACCTCAGCTTCCTCGGGATCCCGGTGGGCAAGGTGCCGGGGTTCGCCCTGCTCGGAGCGGCCAACCGTCCAACGGACTACGTCAATGGCGGCGAGTGGGACGAGGATGTTCCGCGTAATATCGCGCCGGTGCTGGGCAATTTCGTCCGGGGTCGGTACGACAAGCGGCGCGAGACCTGGCGCGGCCCGCGGCGCGAGGACGAGACCTCCCTGTGA
- a CDS encoding ATP-binding cassette domain-containing protein codes for MIELEGITKSFDRPVLRGVNLRVPEGCLYGLVGPGASGKSVLLKIIVGLIRPEAGVVRISGRDIFAMSDLELQEFRKQIGMLFQNNALFDFMTVADNIAFPLRRLFDLPETEVGERVRERLDVVSLPGFEDRLPSGLSGGQKKRVGVARATVAKAPIVLYDEPAAGLDPVTSQKIFDLLRAEQRAAGATVIMVSSDLDRLLTVTDRVGMMYRGRLIFDGTTREAQESDDPYVHQFVHGIPEGPL; via the coding sequence GTGATCGAGCTCGAAGGCATCACCAAGTCCTTCGACCGCCCGGTGCTGCGCGGCGTGAACCTGCGTGTGCCCGAGGGTTGCCTCTACGGCCTGGTGGGCCCCGGCGCCAGCGGCAAGAGTGTGCTGCTCAAGATCATCGTCGGGCTGATCCGCCCGGAAGCCGGCGTCGTCCGCATCAGTGGGCGGGACATCTTTGCGATGAGCGATCTCGAGCTGCAAGAGTTCCGCAAGCAGATCGGGATGCTGTTTCAGAACAACGCCCTGTTCGACTTCATGACCGTCGCCGACAACATCGCCTTCCCCCTCCGGCGCCTGTTCGACCTGCCCGAGACCGAGGTCGGCGAGCGTGTGCGCGAGCGGCTCGACGTGGTGTCCCTCCCCGGCTTCGAGGACCGCCTGCCCTCGGGCCTGTCCGGAGGCCAGAAGAAGCGCGTGGGTGTGGCCCGGGCGACGGTCGCCAAGGCGCCCATCGTGCTCTACGACGAACCCGCTGCCGGACTCGATCCGGTCACGAGCCAGAAGATCTTCGATCTGCTCCGAGCAGAACAGCGGGCCGCCGGCGCCACGGTGATCATGGTTTCGAGCGACCTGGACCGCCTGCTCACGGTGACCGACCGAGTGGGCATGATGTACCGCGGGCGCTTGATCTTCGACGGCACCACCCGAGAAGCCCAGGAAAGTGACGATCCGTACGTGCACCAGTTCGTGCACGGAATCCCCGAAGGGCCGCTATGA